Within Bacteroidales bacterium, the genomic segment ACGTAACAGCCCATGCTGAAATGCTTGTTATTTCATCTGCACTATCCAATTACCAGCTAAAGAATCTCGAACAATGCACTTTGTATGTCACCCTTGAGCCCTGCCCGATGTGCGCATCAGCTTTATACTGGGCAAAACTCGGCAGACTTGTGTATGCTGCACCAGACCCAAAAAGGGGATTTACCATTTATTCACCATCTCTTTTACACCCTCAAACAACAGTTATATCAAATATTCTGTTATATGAAGCTTCTTCAATACTAAAAGATTTTTTTTTGAAGCTAAGAAAAAAAGAATTAAAGTAAAATTTATATTTTTGCAAAAAATAGTTCATGAGGTTGTACGTTTTGTTTTTTTTAAGCTGTAGTTTTATCATAGGTTTTACGCAAGAAAATACAAGTGAAAGTTATAGAAAGTTACTTGGTGACAAAAAGTACAGAAAAGAATACAATAAAGCTGAACTTTATTTTCTCGAAAAAAATTATTATGCTGCCCTAAATATTTACAAAAAATGGGACTCCATATACCCTGGAATTCCTAATCTTAACTTCAAGATAGGTGCTTGTTATTTGAACATGCGTGGAACTGAAGTGCGCCGAAAAGCTATACCCTACTTTGAAAAAGCTTATGTAAGTGTTACACGAGAATACCTTGGCGATTACAAAGAATATTACGCACCGCTCGAAACATATTTATATTTGGGTGTTGCCTATTCCTTACGATATCAATTTTCTAAAGCTCTTGAAATGTATGATCGATATATAAAAAATATAGAAATCGATCCTGAAAGAGCCTATCTGGTTGATTCTGTAAAGTTTTTGAAAGAAAAATGCTACAATGCCATTAAAATGATTAATAACCCAGTAAGCATCAAAATTGAGAATCTGACTACTATTAACACCTCATATCCTGAATACAGTGCCG encodes:
- a CDS encoding nucleoside deaminase translates to VTAHAEMLVISSALSNYQLKNLEQCTLYVTLEPCPMCASALYWAKLGRLVYAAPDPKRGFTIYSPSLLHPQTTVISNILLYEASSILKDFFLKLRKKELK